Proteins encoded within one genomic window of Rubritalea squalenifaciens DSM 18772:
- a CDS encoding glutaredoxin family protein, whose amino-acid sequence MSQEIKIVAYLKTYCGWSEGVRAIMRKYGLDYEEKDIIKNPALRWEMEQKSGQPLSPCVEVNGTMLADVSGEEVEAWMIEQGLLQGSDAEADAPTNSACTDEQHEAMARGEFPEGGAKIKFID is encoded by the coding sequence ATGAGCCAAGAGATCAAGATTGTAGCTTATTTGAAGACCTACTGTGGGTGGAGTGAAGGAGTCCGTGCGATCATGCGCAAGTATGGCCTGGACTACGAGGAGAAGGATATCATCAAGAATCCTGCACTTCGCTGGGAAATGGAACAAAAGAGCGGACAGCCACTGAGCCCCTGTGTGGAGGTGAATGGCACGATGCTTGCCGATGTTTCTGGTGAGGAAGTGGAGGCCTGGATGATCGAGCAAGGTCTTCTGCAAGGCAGCGATGCGGAGGCAGATGCGCCTACCAACTCAGCCTGCACTGACGAACAGCACGAGGCAATGGCCCGCGGCGAGTTCCCGGAAGGCGGAGCGA